DNA sequence from the Heptranchias perlo isolate sHepPer1 unplaced genomic scaffold, sHepPer1.hap1 HAP1_SCAFFOLD_43, whole genome shotgun sequence genome:
cacagggcgatggggactgggtccaactggataaattcacagggcgatggggagtgggtccaattggataaattcacagggcaatggggactgggtctaattggataaattcacagggcgataggGACTttgtcgaattggataaattcacatggcaatgcggactgggtctaattggataaattcacagtgcgATGGGAAGTTGGACCAATTGGattaattcacagggcgatgggaactGGGTCcagttggataaattcacagggcgatggcgactgggtcaaattggataaattcacatgaaaatggggaatgggtctaattggctgaattcacagggcgatggggactgggtctaattggatgaattcacagggcgatggggaatgcgtctaattgggtaaattcacacagcgatggggaatgggtctcgttggataaattcacatggcGATGGGGATtgtgtccaattggataaattcacagggcgatggggagtgggtccaattggataaattcacagggtgatggggaatgggtctcgttggataaattcacaatgtgatggggagtgtgtctaattggataaattaacagggcgatggggagtgggtccaattggataaattcacagggtgatgggaactgggtctaattggataaattcacgggaaaatggggaatgggtctaattggataaattcacagggcgatggggagtgggtccaattggataaattcacagggcgatgggaactgggtctaattggataaattcacgtgaaaatggggaatgggtctaattggacaaattcacagggcgatggggagtgtgtctaattggataaattcacatggcGTTGGGGAGTGGATCCAATTggaaaaattcacagggcgatggggattgggtccaattgggtaaattcacagggcgatggggagtgggtcgaattgggtaaattcacagggcgatggggagtgggtctaattgggtaaattcacaggttaatggggagtgggtccaattggataaattcagagggcgatggggagtgagtccaattgggtaaattcacagggcgatggggagtgggtctcattggataaatacaAATGGCAATGCgcactgggtctaattgggtaaattcacagggcgatggggagtgggtccaattggataaattcacagggcgatggggagtgggtctaattggataaattcacagggcgatggggactgggtctcattggataaatacaAATGGCAATGCgcactgggtctaattgggtaaattcacagggcgatgggaagtgggtccaattggataaattcacagggcgatggggagtgggtccaattggataaattcacagggcgatggggagtgggtttaattgggtaaattcacatggCGATGGGTACTGGGTCCAATTAGATAAAttaacagggcgatggggactgggtctaattggataaattcacagggcgatgggtacTGGGTCCAATTAGATAAAtccacaggacgatggggagtgggtccaattagaTAAATCCACAGGgcaatggggactgggtctaattggataaattcacagggcaatggggagtgggtccaattggataaattcacagggcgatggggactgggtccaattggataaattcacagggcgatggcgaCTCGGtcaaattggataaattcacagggcgatggggagtgcgtctaattggataaattcacatgaaaatggggaatgggtccaattggataaattcacagggcgatgggtacTGGGTCCAATTAGATAAAtccacaggacgatggggagtgggtccaattagaTAAatccacagggcgatggggagtgtgtctaattgggtaaattcacagggcgatggggtgtgggtcgaattgggtaaattcacagggcgatggggagtgggtctaattgggtaaattcacagggcgatggggagtgggtccaattggataaattcacagggcgatggggactgggtctaattggataaatttacATGCCGTTGGGGAGTGGGTCTGACTGGATAtagtcacagggcgatggggactgggacgaattggataaattcacagggcaatggggagtgggtccaattggataaattcacagggcgatggggactgggtccaattggataaattcacagggcgatggggaatgggtctcattggataaatacaAATGGCAATGCgcactgggtctaattgggtaaattcacagggcgatgggtctTGGTCGAAttcgataaattcacagggcgatggggagtgagtccaattggataaattcacagggcgatggggagtgggtccaattggataaattcacagggcgatggcgactgggtctaattggataaatttacATGGCGTTGGGGAGTGGGTCTGACTGGATAtcgtcacagggcgatggggactgggactaattggataaattcacagggcaatggggagtgggtccaattggataaattcacagggcgatggggactgggtccaattggataaattcacagggcgatggggactgggtccaattgggtaaattcacagggcgatggggactcggtccaattggataaattaacATGGCGACGGGGACTGGGACGaagtgggtaaattcacagggcgatggggactgggcctAATTAGATAAATTCACACTGCGATGGGGACTGGAtctaattggatgaattcacagggggatgggaactgggtcgaattggataaattaacagggcgatagggagtggttccaattggataaattcagagggcgatggggagtgggtccaattggataaattcacagggcgatggggagtgggtcgaattggataaattcacagggcgatggggcctgggtcgaattggataaattcacagggcgatggggactgggtctaattgggtaaattcacagggtgacggggagtgggtctaattgggtaaattcacatggCAATGCGcaatgggtctaattgggtaaattcacagggcgatggggactgggtccaattggataaattcacagggcgatggggtgtgggtcgaattgggtaaattcacagggtgatggggagtgggtctaattggataaattcacagggcgatgcgcactgggtccaattgggtaaattcacagggcgatggggactgggtccaattggataaattcacagggcgatggggactgggtccaattggataaattcacagggcgatggggattgggtctaattgggtaaattcacagggcgatgggaagggggtctaattggataaattcacagggcgatggggactgggtccaactggataaattcacagggcgatggggagtgggtttaattgggtaaattcacagggcgatggagagtgggtcgaattgggtaaattcacagggcgatgggaagggggtctaattggataaattcacagggcgatggggactgggtccaactggataaattcacagggcgatggggagtgggtctaattggataaattcacagggcaatggggactgggtctaattggataaattcacagggcgataggGACTttgtcgaattggataaattcacatggcAATGGGGACTGggcctaattggataaattcacagtgcgATGGGAAGTTGGTCCAATTGGattaattcacagggcgatgggaactGGGTCcagttggataaattcacagggcgatggcgactgggtcaaattggataaattcacatgaaaatggggaatgggtctaattggctgaattcacagggcgatggggactgggtctaattggatgaattcacagggcgatggggaatgcgtctcattgggtaaattcacacagcgatggggaatgggtctcGTTGGATAAATTAACATGGCGATGGGGATtgtgtccaattggataaattcacagggcgatggggagtgggtccaattggataaattcacagggtgatgagGAATGGGTCtcgttggataaattcacatggtgatggggagtgtgtctaattggataaattaacagggcgatggggagtgggtccaattggataaattcatagGGTGATGggaactgggtctaattggataaattcacgtgaaaatggggaatgggtctaattggataaattcacagggcgatggggagtgggtccaattggataaattcacagggcgatgggaactgggtctaattggataaattcacgtgaaaatggggaatgggtctaattggacaaattcacagggcgatggggagtgtgtctaattggataaattcacatggcgttggggagtgggtcgaattgggtaaattcacagggcgatgggaagggggtctaattggataaattcacagggcgatggggactgggtccaactggataaattcacagggcgatggggagtgggttcaattgggtaaattcacagggcgatggagagtgggtcgaattgggtaaattcacagggcgatgggaagggggtctaattggataaattcacagggcgatggggactgggtccaattggataaattcacagggcaatggggactgggtctaattggataaattcacagggcgataggGACTttgtcgaattggataaattcacatggcaatggggactgggtctaattggataaattcacagtgcgATGGGAAGTTGGTCCAATTGGattaattcacagggcgatgggaactGGGTCCAGTTGGATAAATTCAAAGGGCGATGGCGACTGGGtcaaattggataaattcacatgaaaatggggaatgggtctaattggctgaattcacagggcgatggggactgggtctaattggatgaattcacagggcgatggggaatgcgtctaattgggtaaattcacacagCGATGCGGAATGGGTCtcgttggataaattcacatggcGATGGGGATtgtgtccaattggataaattcacagggcgatggggagtgggtccaattggataaattcacagggcgatggggattgtgtccaattggataaattcacagggcgatggggagtgggtccaattggataaattcacagggtgatggggaatgggtctcgttggataaattcacatggtgatggggagtgtgtctaattggataaattaacagggcaatggggagtgggtccaattggataaattcatagGGTGATGggaactgggtctaattggataaattcacgtgaaaatggggaatgggtctaattggataaattgacagggcgatggggagtgggtccaattggataaattcacagggcgatgggaactgggtctaattggataaattcacgtgaaaatggggaatgggtctaattggacaaattcacagggcgatggggagtgtgtctaattggataaattcacatggcGTTGGGGAGTGGATCCAATTggaaaaattcacagggcgatggggattgggtccaattgggtaaattcacagggcgatggggagtgggtcgaattgggtaaattcacagggcgatggggagtgggtcgaattggataaattcacaggttaatggggagtgggtccaattggataaattcagagggcgatggggagtgggtctcattggataaatacaAATGGCAATGCgcactgggtctaattgggtaaattcacagggcgatggggagtgggtccaattggataaattcacagggcgatggggagtgggtctaattggataaattcacagggcgatggggactgggtctcattggataaatacaAATGGCAATGCgcactgggtctaattgggtaaattcacagggcgatggggagtgggtccaattggataaattcacagggcgatggggagtgggtccaattggataaattcacagggcgatggggagtgggtttaattgggtaaattcacagggcgatgggtacTGGGTCCAAttagataaattcacagggcgatggggactgggtctaattggataaattcacagggcgatgggtacTGGGTCCAATTAGATAAAtccacaggacgatggggagtgggtccaattcgaTAAatccacagggcgatggggactgggtctaattggataaattcacagggcaatggggagtgggtccaattggataaattcacagggcgatggggactgggtccaattggataaattcacagggcgatggcgaCTCGGTCAAATTGGatcaattcacagggcgatggggagtgcgtctaattggataaattcacatgaaaatggggaatgggtccaattggataaattcacagggcgatgggtacTGGGTCCAATTAGATAAAtccacaggacgatggggagtgggtccaattagaTAAatccacagggcgatggggactaggtcgaattggataaattcacagggcgatggggactgggtccaattggattaattcacagggcgatggggacaaggtcgaattggataaattcacagggcgatggggagcggGTCCAATTGGattaattcacagggcgatggggactaggtcgaattggataaattcacagggcgatggggactgggtccaattggataaattcacagggcgatggggagtgggtccaattggataaattcacagggcgatggggactgggtctaattggataaatttacatggcgttggggagtgggtctaattggataaattcacagggcgatgggaagTTGGTCCAATTGGattaattcacagggcgatgggaactgggtccaattggataaattcacagggcgatggcgactgggtcaaattggataaattcacagggcgatggggagtgcgtctaattggataaattcacatgaaaatggggagtgggtccaattagaTAAatccacagggcgatggggactgggtccaattggataaattcacagggcgatggggactgggtctaattggataaattcacagggcgatggggactgggtctaattggataaattcacagggcgatggggactgggtctaattggataaattcacagggcgatggggactgggtctaattggataaattcacagggcgatggggagtgggtcgaattggataaattcacagggcgatggggagtgggtctaattggataaattcacagggcgatggggagtgggtctaattggataaattcacagggcgatggggagtgggtccaattgggtaaattcacagggcgatggggagtgggtcgaattagataaattcacagggcgatggggagtgggtccaattgggtaaattcacagggcgatggggagtgggtcgaattagataaattcacagggcgatggggactgggtccaattgggtaaattcacagggcgatggggagtgggtcgaattagataaattcacagggcgatggggaatgggtccaattgggtaaattcacagggcgatggggagtgggtccaattgggtaaattcacagggcgatggggagtgggtccaattgggtaaattcacagggcgatggggactgggtctaattagataaattcacagggcgatggggagtgggtctaattggttaaattcacagggcgatggggactgggtctaattggataaattcacagggcgatggggactgggtctaattggttaatttcacagggcgatggggactgggtctaattggataaattcacagggcgatggggactgggtctaattggataaattcacagggcgatggggagtgggtctaattgggtaaattcacagggcgatggggactgggtctaattggataaattcacagggcgatggggactgggtctaattggataaattcacagggcgatggggactgggtctaattggataaattcacagggtgatggggactgggtctaattggataaattcacagggcgatggggactgggtctaattgggtaaattcacagggcgatggggagtgggtctcattgggtaaattcacagggcgatggggagtgggtctaattgggtaaattcacagggcgatggggactgggtctaattgggtaaattcacagggcgatggggactgggtctaattgggtaaattgacagggcgatggggagtgggtctaattgggtaaattgacagggcgatggggagtgggtctcattggataaattcacagggcgatggggactgggactaattggataaattcacagggcgatggggagtgggtcgaattagataaattcacagggcgatggggagtgggtcgaattagataaattcacagggcgatggggagtgggtctaattgggtaaattcacagggcgatggggactgggtctaattggataaattcacagggcgatggggagtgggactaattggataaattcacagggcgatggggagtgggtctaattggataaattcacagggcgatggggactgggactaattggataaattcacagggcgatggggactgggactaattggataaattcacagggcgatggggactgggtctaattggataaattcacagggcgatggggagtgggtctaattggataaattcacagggcgatggggactgggtctaattggacggctctttcaaagagccggcaccggcacaACCGGTCGAATGGCCTCGTTCGGGGAGTTGATGAGCGCTCAGTGATTCGACCTGAGTTCGGCCTCGTCCCACGTGTGCATCAAGCGCGCTGTTTGATTGGACCAGAGATCAGCCCCGCCCCACGTCTGCACCAAGAACGCTCGTTGATTGGACCGGTGTTCAGCCCCGCCCCACGTGTGCACCAAGAGCGCTCGGTGATTGGACCGGAGTTCGGCCCCGCCCCACGTGTGCACCAAGAGCGCTCGGTGATTGGACCGGAGTTCGGCCCCGCCCCACGTGCGCACCAAGAGCGCTCGGTGATTGGACGCTCCTCAGCTCGGCTCCCTTGAGATGGCGACGTTGGCGGTGTCGATTTTCGCGGCTCGTTCCCGTCAAGAGTCGGGCGGAGCGGCCCAGCCTGtgtggtttgggatggggagcgGCCCCGAGGAGAGCCGGGACCGGGACCGCTGGGCCCGCCTGCGGGGTAGTCTGAGTGTGTCTGATGTGGAGCTGCTGCATCTCCTTATGAATCTCTATGAGAATTGCTCGTGTGCCGCTAAACGCCTCCCGATCGATGGGGCAACCGGGACAGCGCCTCCTGTCAATGGGGCGGGCCGGGGAGAGGCAGCAAGGGAACGGGAGCCGCTCAAGGAGAAGCAGGGAGACCAGCGGGCCAGGTGAGTGAGCGAGGGgaatggggaagggggagagtgaacggtagaggaggggaatggggaggagagtgaatgggggagaggggagggagtgaggtgatcAGTCTTTAGCGCTGGACAGGACAAGTGTCTGGGGGCAATGAAGAGCACTGGACGACAAATGAGAAATGATAGTCCTTGAATAGACCAATGGTGAGGTCCATTCTGAAATATAGCTTGCAACAGCCCTCAACAACAACAAGCTGCTTTTCACgtccccaggtgcttcacaggaggtaTCAGACACAATTGGACACCTAgtcatagagatattaggacaggtgaccaaaagcttggtcaaagaggtagattttaaggagcgccttaatggaggagagaggtttggggagggaatccctcAGGCCTAGGtatctgaaggcatggccgccaatggagtgatgaaagtcagggatgcgcaagtggccagaTTTGGCGGAGTGCAGAGAtgttggagggttgtcgggctggaggaggttacagagatagggagaggtgaagccatggaggacgAGAACTGAAGTTGAGAATCAACAGGGGTGGGGTAAGAAGTTCTTGATGGACTAGTCATCCATGGGCTGTGGTTGGATTGGTCTTCATGGGCCTTTTTTCACCAGGCTTTATATTCTTACCTTCTTCCACTGCATGATTTCTGCAATCATGTTTTACAGAGTATTAGAGGTTGAGGATTTGCAGTCAGGAAACTCAAATGAAATATTCTATCAAGATGTGACGCAATCCCTCGATTCACCTGGACCTGAATGTCATCAGCCTTTGAATATTGAAGGAATGAAAGTATTCCACTGTGCAGAGGACGGAAAGAGCTTCCTCCAGTTACAGGATCTGAACATAGATCAGTGCATTGAGAGCACTGAGAAACCGaacacctgctccgtgtgtgggcagggattcaGTCACCCGTCCCAGCTGAAAACCCATGGGTGCAGCCACACTGGGAAGCTCcccttcacctgctccgtgtgtgggcagggattcaGTCACTCCTCTGAGCTGGAAACCCACGGGTGCAGccgcactggggagaggccgtttaaaTGTTCTGAATGTGGAAAGAGGTTTAACCACTCCCATGACTTGAAAAATCATCAGCGTATTCACACTGGTGAAAAACCGTACACTTGCTCTGTATGTGGGCGCATCTTTAGCCGGTCATCCAACCTTGTGAGACATGAGCGTAACCACACCAGGGAGCAACCGTATAAATGTggtgactgtgggaagggattcaattatccttctgagctggaaactcatcggcgcattcacactggggagctCCCGTTCACCTGCtgcgtgtgtgggaagggattcactcaatcGTCCAAcctactgacacaccaacgtGTTCACACTGGAGAgcggccgttcatctgctccgtatGTGGAAAGGGATTCACTTACTCTTCCAGCCTAAATACACACCGCCGCCTTCACAATGGTGAGctcccgttcacctgctctgtgtgtgggaagggattcgatTACCCGTCACAGCTTGAAATTCATCGCCgtgttcacaccggggagaggccgttcatctgctccgtgtgtggaaaGGGATTCGCTCAGCCTTGCAACCTGTTGAAGCATCAGCGGGTCCACACTGGAGAGAAGCCGTTTCAttgttccgtgtgtgggaagggattcacacgCTCATCATACATGCTCAAACACCAGCGTGTTCATGTTTAACTGCAGTGATTCGATTGTGCTACTGTCATCACATCcgggactgaaccatgttcactaTGGTAGCTGTGCTTTGTTACTGGAGATATTAATAACCCCTAGAACTAGGCTCGATTATGGCAAAtaaatcagcttgttttaagcATAGCTTGTGTCAAATCTTGATCTCTCTGAGAGATGGGAGCGAATGGACAGCTTGTGTGAGCTGCAGGGCCTCTTAGAATCGTCTGTGATTGTCCCTTTTAATTAAACccaaggccaataagggaaaaaataaatcTGAAGAATCCCggtccgaccccctcaggcgatcgaaaccagtccaggagatcacattgaccataTGTACATTAACTGTGAATCTGCTTACCttttatatgatgtgatctctgctccAGCCAAGGACCCATCCAGCACCCTCTTAGACAtggagagagtcagcacacaaGTCAGCAATGCATTTCAGAGGCTCACAACTCCCGAGGAAAAGTACCACGTGACCGATCTCACCAGGGTCACCACGTGACCGATCTCACCAGGGTCACCACGTGACCGATCTCACCAGGGTCACCACGTGACCGATCTCACCAGGGTCACCACGTGACCGATCTCACCAGGGTCACCACGTGACCGATCTCACCAGGGTCACCACGTGACCGATCTCACCAGGGTCACCACGTGACCGATCTCACCAGGGTCACCACGTGACCGATCTCACCAGGGTCACCACGTGACCGATCTCACCAGGGTCACCACGTGACCGATCTCACCAGGGTCACCACGTGACCGATCTCACCAGGGTCACCACGTGACCGATCTCACCAGGGTCACCACGTGACCGATCTCACCAGGGTCACCACGTGACCGATCTCACCAGGCTCACCACGTGACCGATCTCACCAGGCTCACCACGTGACCGATCTCACCAGGCTCACCACGTGACCGATCTCACCAAACGCTacatcatcgaaaggttacagcacggaaggaggccatttggcccattgagtccgtgccggctctatgcaacagcaatccacctagttccactcccctgccctatcccctcagccttgcaaatgttttcctttcaagtacttatccagttcccaatttaaagccacgattgaatctgcctcaacccaccccctcgggcagtacattgcagatcctaaccactcgctgtgtaaaaaagtttttcctcatgtcacctttgtttcttttgccaatcaccttaaatctatgtcctctggtccttgaccctttcgctaatgggaaaagtttctctccatctactctgtctagacccttcatgattttgaatacctctatcaaatctcttcgcaaccgtctctgttccaaggagaacaaccccagcttctccagtctatccacgtgactgaagtccctcatccctggaatcattctagtaaatctcttctgcaccctctctaaggccttcacatctttcctgaagtgcagtgcccagaactggacacaatactccagttgtggccgaactagtgttttataaaggttcataaaaggattcgataaggtagataccTTATAACATATTGAacatctcgatcagatcacccctcaatcttctgtcctcaagggaatacaagccaagtttatgcaacatgcaacgagaaccagaggacacagatttaaggtaattggcaaaagaaccaaaggtgacatgaggaaaaacttttttacgcagcgagtggttatgatctggaatgcactgcctgagggggtggtggaggcagattcaaacgtggctttcaaaagggaactggataagtacttgaaggaaaaaaaattgccggGCTACGGGGatgaggtgagtgggactagctggattgctcttagagagctggcacgggctcgactagccaagtggcctccttctgtaaccattctatgattctattccatgtCCTCATATTTTTacccttttagccccaatatcattctggtgaatctgcactgcacctcctccaaggccaatatatccttcctgagatgcgatgcccagaaatgaacacagtatctccagatggcgtctgaccagagctctgtacgactgaagtataacttcctctcctttgtattccagcctaagtgagataaagaccaacattccagtcgcctttttgtacctgactacaggctttaaatgatttgtgtacttggactcccaggTACTAATTTTACTCAATACCACctgactggctgtaaagcgctttgggacgtcctgaggtcatgaaaggagcaatatcaatgcaagtcttt
Encoded proteins:
- the LOC137312612 gene encoding zinc finger protein 585A-like, with protein sequence MEDLQTGSSNQTSHQDVTNSLHASEPKEQQSFHIEDKPFECSVCGKRFKTSLWLEKHRDTHTRGRVFQCPDCGKTFNRNDCLKKHCLIHTGVRPFPCSECGKGFTDSSSLLEHQRIHTGERPFICSECGKGFTQSSHLLTHQRIHTGERPFSCSECGKGFTQSSSLRIHQRIHTGERPFLCCVCGKGFTNSSHLLTHKRIHTGERPFTCSECGKGFTQSSHLLKHQCIHTGERPFTCSVCGKGFTRSFSLLKHQRIHTGERPFSCSLCGKEFIQLSHLVAHQRVHTGERPFSCSECGKGFFQSSRLLKHQHIHTGDGHQHVHADERPFTCSLCGKGFLNSSSLLKHQPVHTGERPFTCSVCGKGFTQLSSLRTHERVHTGESIRGKIKPKKKADDCHKKLNTAESLEEYRKYRDDLGSLEMATLAVSIFAARSRQESGGAAQPVWFGMGSGPEESRDRDRWARLRGSLSVSDVELLHLLMNLYENCSCAAKRLPIDGATGTAPPVNGAGRGEAAREREPLKEKQGDQRARVLEVEDLQSGNSNEIFYQDVTQSLDSPGPECHQPLNIEGMKVFHCAEDGKSFLQLQDLNIDQCIESTEKPNTCSVCGQGFSHPSQLKTHGCSHTGKLPFTCSVCGQGFSHSSELETHGCSRTGERPFKCSECGKRFNHSHDLKNHQRIHTGEKPYTCSVCGRIFSRSSNLVRHERNHTREQPYKCGDCGKGFNYPSELETHRRIHTGELPFTCCVCGKGFTQSSNLLTHQRVHTGERPFICSVCGKGFTYSSSLNTHRRLHNGELPFTCSVCGKGFDYPSQLEIHRRVHTGERPFICSVCGKGFAQPCNLLKHQRVHTGEKPFHCSVCGKGFTRSSYMLKHQRVHV